Within Quercus lobata isolate SW786 chromosome 5, ValleyOak3.0 Primary Assembly, whole genome shotgun sequence, the genomic segment AACTTAACCAATCATGGACAGTAGTGCGGCATGCTTGAGACATATTATCAATTTATTAGTAATTGagtaagagaaaaataataaacacaTCTGATTTCTACAAGAAAATAGGAGGCATTTCATTTCTCTTTACAATGCAACGACAAATCTGCTAGAAACCTCAAAGATATATCTTCTCTATGAACCGAAGgacacaaaattatataaatagaaaCTTGTAAGTTACACACCTGTTGCAAAGAACAGGCCCAAAAATGTGTTACACTGCATCATTCTTACACTAAATTATTGCTCAGTGAAGAAAATTTACATGAAACTCATCTATGTAGATGGTTCATTACTTGCACCTTTCTAATGTTCTTTTGGATCTGTACTGCTTGAACTACTGTCAGAGTCACTATCAGCTTCCTCTAAGGTCTTACCATTGTTCTGTGTGCCTCCTACTGTTTTCGGTATGAAAGGATTGCTAGAGGTGTGGCTGTAATAAGGCTGTTGATGGATGGAGATGTAATTTGCAGCAGATGGAAAAGATTGGAAACCATATGTCGAAGGGAAAGGTCCTGGAGGAAATGTGTTTGGTGGAGGCCAATACATCATAGGTAGGAAAGCATTTGCAGGCTGTTGTGGGAACACATGGAATGGTGTTTGATTATGGTACGAGACATTAGTAGCAGTACCGGGAACCACTGGATTTGAAATTGGTGGGGCATCTGGTGAAGTCTGAGATGGCATGGACTGGAATGCTGCCATTGCCATTGCATGATTGTGGATGGAGGTGTAGCCCATTAACCCAAAATGAGCTGGAGTTGCAGAGCTTGAAGGTGTAGACTGTTGGACTGAGGGTCTTACCAAATTGTTAGGCTTAGCATTTGAGCTTGTTTGTTTCCTTCCCCTTGATTTTGTTGAAATAGTCTTCCCAGTTAGCTGCTGAGAACCAGGGTTGGCCagctgaaagaaaaaagatcatAGCAAACTGAGAAACCATCTTTAAACAGAAACCTCAACcagtttattttgaaaatacaagAACTCAACAGAGAGCTTAGTGCTATATTAGGCATCTTTGCCATGAGAATGTTATCTGGTACCAACATCCTTTAGTGCATATATCAACAAACCATATCTAGCAGTTTTCTGATTATGCAATTCACACTGATTTTTAAGCCTTTTGCATACAAATATTGTGTCTTAAAACAACTGCCTGAAAACTCACAAAAGTGGTGAGATATGTGAATTTGGGTTTGGGGTCATACCGTATTGCTTGTCAACAGATATGGAAGAAACAACTCCTCCCCTTCAGCATCTTCATCCGTCCTGCAATAAGAAGGAAACGCATCTAGTCAAATGGCCCTGGATGATTGGGGAGTGAAGAGTGTAGAATTTTGAGTGAAGACGATGACAAACAGTTATTGGGAGGTTTAATTCACACTTTTGGCTTGATATAACTCATCCACATAGTCTTTCATTATGTGATGCTTAATACCACCCAATTTGGTCAAATGTGATGAGAACTTATTCAATTATGCTATATAGTTGACAATGTTTCAAAAACAACGAAAGGCATTTTATCTCAGTTATCAAACTTCAGTATTTATGCCATTTCTGCTATTCCATTCCATAAATATCATGTCCTCAGGTATGCAATGGTACAGACCTGTAATATTTTTGAAGCAAGTCCAAGTTCCGGTATTTAGTTTCTCTTTGAACCAGGTCATCAGGAAAACCAGCCATAAACAGAAGCGTGATTCCCAAGGCCTTGAAGAAGAAGCTTCCACTGCGAATATGAACTAGCATTGCCACACGACACATCAGTGGCCCAAAAGACTTCAGTTTGTTCCTTCCCATGCGCTGCCTGACATATCTGGAACAATTCAACCCAGGGCTACATTCAGAGTGGAAGAAGTGAAACATCATGGCATCAATTGCCAATGCTAGCTAGCAAGGTAAagtttttattaacaaaatggTCCTTAACAGGAACTTTCTACgttgataaagtaaaaaatgtaatttaatgtaGTGAATGGGAAACAAGAAAACCATTTtgctgattaaaaaaaaaaaacattttgctgTGCATACTTTCAAGAAATATGAAAACGAAAGTTGACACAGAAAAGAGATGAATATTAAATCCATTTATGGTTTTGCAGATCAACTATTGGAACTGTTAGCCAGAGTAAAATCAATTATTGGAAGTTTGGAATGGTACATACTCATTTTGAGGAAGATTTCTTGTTCTTCCACCATACTTGATACACAGAAACAAGCATGATGGGCAGCTGGTATCAGAGGGTCGCATAGCCTTTTCCTCCTCAAGTATTTGAACAGGACATAATGTTGGGTTCTGCCGATTGGGATAAAAGACCTTCCTTCGGACACCAGGATTCTCATATAAAACATGCTCCTGATGATTAAACAAAATAATGGCTTTGTTGATTAACAAAGGAATGAGCAAGGAAGAATTACTGGTTATTCTGTGACATTCATGAATTTTAGACAGTCTTTTAGCAGGCAAGTTGGTACTGTAATATCGTGAAATCACCTCAGTGTCCTTTTAAACTGGAAATTGAGATTTTGTTGTAACCCAAAATGCTTTTCTTTAGCCTATTATGTAAACGCCGAGTATCAAAGAAGAACTAGACTCCCTTGAATGCAGCCAAGTTTTCAATGGCACCACCTCAAATCCTATGATGATCTGCCTGGCATGGTTCAGCATATATCCTTTTGTATCCTGATGCCATGCCAATCGAGAGGAATCTGAGGTGTGAAACACAAAAGATAAATCCTAACTTTCAAGCAACATTTGAGCTACTATGTATCAAACAactcataatttattttataaagttCAAATAAGATATTGTTCGGTTAAGATACTATACTTGAATTCTATCAACAGATTAAATTAAAGAAGCTGATTAATTCACTTGATGGacagaaaagggaaaagaagtgAGGTGAATGATCTAGCCAAGCACTTTCTGATGATAAGACAACAATGCAGCATGATGTGGCCCAATAACTTTAGTACAAAATATTAGGAAATTTAGAAAAGTCAGTTCTGATTATAGTTGATATTTACAATAAGTAACATTCATGGCACATCTGAAGATCCTTTGACTAAAACATCTAACAACATCATGAAAAGGTAATGTTCTCTTCACATCACTTAAATTAAAAGCCACCAGTAAGAACAGTAGCAACACAAATTATATCTATATGTACTTGTATAGAGACTCATCATATATGTCAAGCGACTAGATCCAATTATTGAGACTAAAGAAACTAATGAAGTTTGCAATAATCAGATTGCTTACCCCAGGTTCCTTCAGAGATATGAATGGTTCTCCCTTCCTTAAAATGCTAAAATGATTGAAGTTTAACTCATACATATCTTCACATCCATGCCTTATACCAAGAGATGCAAAGACTATAATTTTCCTTATAGTATGAGATTGAGCATTTTTCTGAAACAGGATCTCTGACTCAATTATTCTCTTCACTTCTTTTGGACAGAAAGCCGTCTTTGGAGGTTTTTTATGCAATGATAGGCTTCCAGGTCCTGGATGGCAAACCTCTTTATCAAAAGTAAGGATCCTGGGTGGTGCTTTATCTTCTCCAacttttttggtttcttttctgTCAAGTTTTTTGAGTTCTTTTTCATCATAAACTGGCTTTGTATCAGGTACCAAAACAATTTCCTTTcgattttcattcatttcccgGTTTACAACTGAAAATGTTGGCTCACTCCGACCAACAGAGCAACTTTCCAAGCATTGCATGTGTGATCCCCCATCAAAATCAACACCTTCAGGAAGATATTCTTTCAGTTCATTAACAGTTCTAGAACTCTCAGTAGCAACTCTAACTTTATGGTCACCATTAATATCATCCtcgtcatcatcatcttcatcatcactGTCATCTGTATCATCAAAATCTGCAGCCAAATCACTgtctttaaatttttcaaaatgcaaAAACTGGGTATCATCCATGCTCATCCAATTGACCAAACGGTCTTCCAGATTTGCGTCTTTGGGAGGAAAACACTGAGGGTCATGTGTCTTCTGCAATGACATTTCACTTTTGTTAATATTTCCATTCTCAGTTCCATCATTAGCTGTATCTGTTTTCTGtctttttagtttcttgaagCTTCTCTCCATTGCATTTGGACAACTGCCCTGAAATTGAAGATAAGAGATACCTTTAATGATATGAGTAACAGAAATTTAATGTTAGAAAGAATAACAAATCATCTAACTACTAACTAATGTAGCATTCAATGTGTCAACAAATTTTGGCTGCATGCAAACCCAAGTTAATTTATCATCCATAAGATTGATGCAAAAAAGTTTAATTAGTAAAGCGAACACCAAACACACCCACCCCCCCTCCTTTTTCAACCAACACCCTAAAAAAGGAATTAAGAAGAATGATCTGATCATCAAAATCTTTGCCATACAAGTTAAAAGACTCTCACGTGTACATCAAAGCGCAAAGGTGAAAGCAATTCTTTAATAGTTATCTTGCATGCTTTCTCTTTTTGTATTCAATTTAATACTCTAGAAACAGAATTATATATGGCAATTCTTAGTGTTTCCGACTAAGATGTTCAGGGTTTGAATCCCCCTCAAAGcttctaaattaaaatgaaacctTCAATTTTATAAGAATGTAGCTGTTGGATAATCTAAAGGGCAAATACTTTGTAGAGATTTCGGGAGTATCACATAATAATCAGATTGAACAGTTGATCTATTTATATACTCACAAGTGAGACATATAATCATTCGCAGGCTATAAACGAATACCATCTATTAATAAGACATTCTTTCAATGAACATCTACcattaaaagtacaaaaaaatgaaaagacataaaagaaaaaaggcaagTGTAATGGTTTTtcttataatatttattgtataattaaaattagaagaaaatgaagccTCATAGACTGCTAAAAGACAAAACAAGAAACGAtgcaaaaacacaaatatgaacTGGGCAATCGTACTTGCCCATCTGCAGGAAGAGaatctttgtttctttgctgTATTTGAGCTTCAAGAATTGATATTCTCTCCATAAGCTCAGcattcttccttctttctctttgtaACTCAGCAGTAATCTCAGCTATAACATTGACACCTTCCTCTTTCACTTCTTGCTGTATAGCACACAATGCAGAAGCACTGACCAAGCTAGCACAGGATTGAAGCTCTACCATTGGAATATACAAAAAGCCAATTTCAAGACCTTTTGGATAGCCTCAAAACTaataatcaccaaaaaaaaaaaaaaaacaatatataccCACTAATCGAAACCTTCAAAAAATTCTTCCCAGTTGATAATcttaaaaagaagagaatgtATGAGAgcaaatatcaaaactttcatgTAGGAAAACtactaaaatcaaagaaagaactGTCATTGATGCAAAACCCATGTCATAAAAGTGATTTTCAAAAGCATTTGTACTTAAAAACTGAATAGTGGAGAATACACTGATGCATTACGATTATAAAGAGACTATTTGAGTATCAAATGAGAGCGTGAAAGTGTTAcaagagacaaaaataatgaGAGTTTAAAGAACTGTGTAAGTGTAATAAGTCAAAACTAAGCTAAAGTTGAAGCAAAACATGATCAGAAacatagagaaagaaaagttcAAAAGAGAGCAAGAAGTAGAAAACGTGTGTTCGGTAATCA encodes:
- the LOC115991095 gene encoding uncharacterized protein LOC115991095, which produces MVELQSCASLVSASALCAIQQEVKEEGVNVIAEITAELQRERRKNAELMERISILEAQIQQRNKDSLPADGQGSCPNAMERSFKKLKRQKTDTANDGTENGNINKSEMSLQKTHDPQCFPPKDANLEDRLVNWMSMDDTQFLHFEKFKDSDLAADFDDTDDSDDEDDDDEDDINGDHKVRVATESSRTVNELKEYLPEGVDFDGGSHMQCLESCSVGRSEPTFSVVNREMNENRKEIVLVPDTKPVYDEKELKKLDRKETKKVGEDKAPPRILTFDKEVCHPGPGSLSLHKKPPKTAFCPKEVKRIIESEILFQKNAQSHTIRKIIVFASLGIRHGCEDMYELNFNHFSILRKGEPFISLKEPGEHVLYENPGVRRKVFYPNRQNPTLCPVQILEEEKAMRPSDTSCPSCLFLCIKYGGRTRNLPQNEYVRQRMGRNKLKSFGPLMCRVAMLVHIRSGSFFFKALGITLLFMAGFPDDLVQRETKYRNLDLLQKYYRTDEDAEGEELFLPYLLTSNTLANPGSQQLTGKTISTKSRGRKQTSSNAKPNNLVRPSVQQSTPSSSATPAHFGLMGYTSIHNHAMAMAAFQSMPSQTSPDAPPISNPVVPGTATNVSYHNQTPFHVFPQQPANAFLPMMYWPPPNTFPPGPFPSTYGFQSFPSAANYISIHQQPYYSHTSSNPFIPKTVGGTQNNGKTLEEADSDSDSSSSSTDPKEH